From a single Sulfolobus sp. E5-1-F genomic region:
- a CDS encoding hemerythrin domain-containing protein, which produces MLNSIKALMDEHNVILKALDVLNVIDAKMDNIQDIKTIINFIKNFVDDCHHVKEEKVLFNFLEQKGMVGGPTYVMVYEHNKLRDLISKIEAEYSEPQNLREDLNNLIMLLASHIDKENNVLFPTAENLISDDEDKVIYNKFEKIEENFGREKHEKYIELINELYGKYVNKR; this is translated from the coding sequence ATGTTAAACTCCATAAAGGCCTTAATGGATGAACACAATGTAATTCTAAAAGCACTGGATGTATTAAACGTTATAGACGCTAAAATGGATAATATACAAGATATTAAAACCATAATAAATTTCATAAAGAACTTCGTTGACGATTGTCATCACGTTAAGGAAGAAAAAGTATTGTTTAACTTCTTAGAACAAAAAGGAATGGTAGGTGGTCCAACTTATGTTATGGTCTATGAGCATAATAAATTGAGGGACCTAATAAGTAAGATTGAGGCAGAATATAGTGAACCTCAAAACCTACGGGAAGATTTGAATAACCTTATCATGCTGTTAGCTAGTCATATCGACAAGGAAAATAATGTCTTATTTCCAACTGCGGAAAACTTAATATCTGATGACGAGGATAAAGTGATTTATAATAAATTTGAAAAAATTGAAGAAAATTTTGGTAGAGAAAAGCACGAGAAGTATATAGAGCTAATAAATGAACTCTATGGAAAATACGTTAATAAAAGATAA
- a CDS encoding plastocyanin/azurin family copper-binding protein, producing MESKKLLIIGIIVALVVASFVGYAYYYNYYLPVQNSVMYYNQQLQHMGYYPLGNYGQYGMMGSGGMYHMMGYSGGYAVMYENTIPITEAISMMRTVPPYVKIFSNNNTILFTSSNIVLVVLGMGHERAINLTGQTPPAYALHDVFVIYGLINPTLIIPRGATVQVIFINLDEDMWHNIAITPVPPPYPYYPMMYIRMNTIGMTPMLGYANYNSGQAYEFSFTTTFVQPGIYYYVCEYPGHAEMGMYGEIMVV from the coding sequence ATGGAAAGCAAAAAACTCCTAATTATTGGTATAATAGTTGCATTAGTTGTCGCAAGCTTTGTAGGATATGCTTATTACTACAATTATTATTTACCAGTACAAAATTCTGTAATGTACTATAACCAACAGCTACAACACATGGGATATTATCCACTGGGAAACTACGGCCAATACGGAATGATGGGAAGTGGAGGAATGTACCATATGATGGGATATTCTGGAGGTTACGCTGTAATGTATGAGAACACTATCCCAATAACCGAAGCAATATCCATGATGAGAACTGTACCGCCTTACGTTAAGATATTCTCCAATAATAATACTATACTATTCACCTCTTCAAATATAGTATTAGTAGTATTGGGAATGGGTCATGAGAGGGCGATTAACTTAACGGGACAAACTCCACCAGCTTATGCGCTACATGACGTCTTCGTAATTTACGGTCTGATTAATCCAACACTCATAATTCCAAGAGGAGCTACTGTCCAAGTTATATTCATTAATTTAGATGAGGATATGTGGCATAATATCGCAATTACACCGGTCCCACCACCTTATCCTTATTACCCAATGATGTACATTAGAATGAATACAATAGGAATGACGCCAATGCTAGGTTACGCCAACTACAACTCTGGGCAAGCATACGAGTTCAGTTTTACGACCACTTTTGTCCAACCGGGGATTTACTACTACGTTTGTGAGTATCCGGGTCATGCTGAAATGGGAATGTATGGAGAAATAATGGTGGTGTAG
- a CDS encoding DUF2249 domain-containing protein yields the protein MELDLRPVQPEYRHKLVLESFSKLKEGEELTVIADHYPSHLIQLLSGHIEKYKVEETANGDFVLKLTKKKGSANRPIISHISEFRKTGEVFTPIPVLRKDEYGVILVFFKPGQYIPIHAPDSDLIFYVLQGQGKVSVDNKEYEVREGSIVIVPRGIKRGVKADTYMEAIHIVVPSPSPEDHEKVMSAAMNGIAEVDLKH from the coding sequence ATGGAATTAGATCTGAGGCCCGTACAACCAGAATATAGACATAAGTTAGTCTTGGAAAGCTTCAGTAAGTTAAAAGAAGGAGAGGAGCTAACAGTAATAGCTGACCACTATCCATCTCATTTAATACAACTACTATCAGGTCATATTGAGAAGTATAAGGTTGAAGAAACTGCGAATGGGGATTTCGTGTTGAAGCTCACAAAAAAGAAGGGAAGTGCTAATAGACCGATAATTTCGCACATCTCTGAATTTAGAAAGACTGGGGAGGTCTTTACTCCAATTCCGGTGCTTAGGAAAGATGAATATGGGGTTATTTTAGTCTTTTTTAAGCCTGGACAATATATCCCAATACATGCACCAGATTCAGATCTGATCTTTTACGTATTACAAGGTCAAGGAAAAGTTAGTGTAGACAATAAGGAATACGAAGTACGTGAAGGATCGATCGTAATAGTACCTAGAGGTATTAAGAGAGGAGTTAAAGCTGATACTTATATGGAGGCCATTCACATAGTTGTACCAAGCCCTTCACCAGAAGATCACGAAAAGGTAATGAGCGCCGCTATGAATGGTATTGCAGAAGTTGATCTAAAACACTAG
- a CDS encoding metal-dependent hydrolase family protein: MITLVGKIFDGEKIIEQGTVVIENDKIERVTEGIDIPQGSEVIQANFIMPGLVDAHLHFFGVEEDNVLSWNIVNEIDVAIRSTRDMERLLRSGFTLVRDLGSKVAVRLDYLQRRGEILGPTVIASGYSLAITGGNDDPKDLPIDIAQRLSYSFYCDSPYECRKAVRMAIRQGARVIKVYASGAFSQGGKILPGFALDELKAIVDESHRFGLKVASHAYGKEAIMNSILAGVDTIEHGLGLDDETASMIKERGICYIPTLATYEVPFEVKDPEVRIYREELVKRHFSEDIRIAVSHGVKIATGTDYVGSKKRPHGQNYREAVLLSRYMSNLDVLRASTSVASECLGVKAGYIREGYKADLIVLKDDPTRDIENLKPNNVSYVIKDGKLYTGYGLYQD, translated from the coding sequence ATGATAACTCTCGTAGGGAAAATATTCGACGGAGAAAAAATTATTGAACAAGGTACTGTAGTTATAGAGAATGATAAAATCGAAAGAGTTACCGAAGGAATTGATATCCCGCAAGGAAGTGAAGTAATTCAAGCTAACTTCATAATGCCCGGTTTAGTCGATGCACATTTACACTTTTTCGGAGTAGAAGAAGATAACGTTCTTTCTTGGAATATAGTAAACGAAATTGATGTAGCTATAAGGAGTACTAGAGACATGGAAAGACTATTACGTTCCGGGTTCACTCTAGTAAGGGACTTAGGAAGTAAGGTTGCTGTAAGGTTAGATTACCTCCAGAGAAGGGGAGAGATATTGGGGCCGACCGTCATTGCCTCTGGATACTCTTTAGCAATCACTGGCGGTAATGACGATCCAAAGGATTTGCCAATAGACATTGCGCAAAGGCTCTCATATTCATTTTATTGTGATTCTCCTTATGAGTGTAGAAAAGCTGTGAGAATGGCGATTAGACAAGGGGCTAGAGTAATAAAAGTTTACGCGTCCGGAGCCTTTTCTCAAGGTGGAAAAATTCTACCTGGATTTGCATTGGATGAGCTGAAGGCTATAGTTGACGAATCTCACAGATTTGGTTTAAAAGTTGCATCCCATGCCTATGGAAAAGAGGCAATTATGAACTCTATTCTAGCTGGCGTTGATACAATAGAACACGGTTTGGGGTTAGACGATGAAACTGCGAGTATGATTAAAGAAAGGGGAATTTGTTATATTCCAACATTAGCTACTTATGAAGTACCATTTGAGGTAAAGGATCCTGAGGTTAGGATTTACAGAGAAGAGCTTGTCAAGAGACATTTTAGTGAGGACATTAGGATTGCCGTTTCCCACGGGGTGAAAATAGCTACCGGTACGGATTATGTGGGATCTAAGAAAAGACCTCATGGGCAGAATTATAGAGAGGCCGTTCTCCTATCTAGGTATATGAGTAATTTAGACGTATTAAGGGCATCAACATCGGTAGCTTCAGAATGTCTTGGTGTCAAGGCGGGTTACATAAGGGAAGGATATAAGGCTGATTTAATAGTATTAAAGGATGACCCCACTAGGGATATTGAGAACCTGAAACCCAATAACGTTTCATATGTCATTAAAGATGGTAAGTTGTATACTGGTTATGGATTATATCAAGACTAA
- a CDS encoding ABC transporter permease yields the protein MNGIDILWLAYKGLMARKTLAIISIIAIMIGITSVSFIEAFSQGVERSVISTLFQLNPTNIYVFNEIGYVSPTDVSLMSSLPGVYAVYPVIEAHGVVQIGGRVINVLVVGVDNISSLLGKVELENGTVYPPVTVPYAVIGHDIAHPIPDVTVQPGSTIILKLSNGNTVPLTVYGILRPSESVVIGDTSDVIFIPLSEAKALVNPPGYFLVVLQGSSISEVNTITTLLNYIYGNSLTVTTIQQAISSVQVIITSFSFLVILIGSISLFVGAVGIMGITLARVYQRTREIGIMKTVGLTTRQVLLVFLLEALIVGVLGGIVGLTLTVMGTYVMDINGIPFNAGSSNGSNLIVVIRPFLSMSDVGISILIALVTSIIAGIYPAWKASKLTVIEAVRKD from the coding sequence ATGAATGGTATAGATATTTTATGGCTTGCTTATAAAGGTTTAATGGCGAGGAAAACTTTAGCGATAATATCCATAATAGCTATCATGATCGGTATAACAAGTGTCTCCTTTATCGAGGCTTTTAGTCAAGGAGTAGAACGGTCAGTAATTTCCACACTTTTTCAACTTAATCCAACAAACATTTACGTTTTTAACGAGATAGGCTATGTATCTCCTACTGACGTATCACTTATGAGTTCATTACCCGGGGTATATGCAGTATATCCAGTAATTGAAGCCCATGGAGTAGTCCAAATAGGAGGGAGGGTTATTAATGTTTTAGTAGTAGGTGTGGATAATATATCGTCATTGCTAGGAAAAGTAGAGCTTGAGAACGGTACGGTATATCCTCCAGTGACAGTACCATACGCTGTAATAGGGCACGATATAGCTCATCCTATCCCAGACGTAACCGTTCAACCTGGTTCCACTATAATTCTAAAACTCTCCAATGGAAATACTGTACCGTTAACAGTATATGGAATTTTGCGTCCAAGCGAGTCTGTTGTAATAGGTGATACTTCCGATGTTATTTTCATTCCATTAAGTGAGGCTAAGGCATTGGTAAATCCTCCCGGCTATTTTCTGGTAGTATTGCAAGGTAGTAGCATAAGTGAAGTTAATACAATTACCACTCTGTTAAACTATATCTACGGCAATTCATTAACAGTAACCACAATACAACAAGCAATATCCTCTGTTCAAGTTATAATAACCAGCTTCTCGTTCCTAGTAATATTAATAGGGTCTATCTCATTATTTGTTGGCGCTGTTGGAATAATGGGAATAACCCTAGCTAGAGTCTATCAGAGGACTAGGGAAATAGGAATTATGAAAACTGTAGGATTAACCACTAGGCAAGTCTTATTGGTCTTCCTATTAGAAGCTTTAATCGTAGGAGTACTAGGTGGAATAGTGGGGTTAACGTTAACTGTAATGGGAACATATGTAATGGACATAAATGGTATACCGTTTAATGCGGGCTCCAGTAATGGTTCAAATCTAATCGTGGTCATACGTCCATTTCTCTCAATGTCTGACGTAGGAATATCAATCCTAATAGCCCTAGTGACAAGTATTATAGCTGGGATATATCCAGCGTGGAAAGCATCGAAATTGACCGTTATAGAAGCAGTAAGAAAAGATTAG